In Streptomyces sp. NBC_00483, a single window of DNA contains:
- a CDS encoding immunity 49 family protein, which yields MIENEAPDSHLPMLATPQAERLRSLVAESVRARFGAEAGAEAGLVLVGDAVERDGHLFPLANLALRCAEAPEEDWPALVDAHFAALADASRGGEDAEELLAGTCLRLVPADAAGGAVPVHAREVAEGLRLALALDGPDSVRLLTEEDVERAGADALWGAAQRALIRAPMRHEEVRLDGHPVLYSVYGDAHSVATKAVVLPEVVAEVTGRRMPDAGALVAVPTRHLLAFHPIVDGSAADALNDLATYAVRAHDEGPGPLSPRVYWWHDGRLTSLTDIDDASRTVEQRPPRELVDVMQALRALDRAGRLASDGPPAPDAEPESFDAALVHALAHAESDPDAARVETWDAWVAAQQRGCALFAHGKDGEPPVDDGELEAGGAGGDPARAWLDAFYLTLVTRDRERTTRLCQVPLETLRGSAPVDDYVAHWIDVLQSHWLRRPVDDVVDRLVTTIKASHPDTATLAPKDFLNLVDYQPVALFHRLLTHDHEAFGEALAESLVQHAGYWGGSGAPRARVALGPLALACLAYDMDFPVRTDLPYLPRYLLNRQRLEGAAS from the coding sequence GTGATTGAGAACGAGGCTCCGGATTCGCACCTGCCCATGCTCGCGACACCGCAGGCCGAGCGGCTCCGGTCGCTCGTCGCCGAGAGCGTGCGGGCGCGATTCGGGGCGGAAGCCGGGGCGGAAGCGGGCCTGGTCCTCGTCGGCGACGCGGTCGAGCGCGACGGTCACCTCTTCCCGCTGGCGAACCTGGCGCTGCGGTGCGCGGAGGCGCCCGAGGAGGACTGGCCCGCGCTCGTAGACGCCCACTTCGCGGCGCTTGCGGACGCCTCGCGGGGCGGCGAGGACGCCGAGGAACTGCTCGCGGGGACGTGTCTGCGGCTCGTGCCCGCGGACGCCGCCGGCGGGGCCGTGCCGGTGCACGCGCGCGAGGTCGCCGAAGGGCTGCGCCTCGCGCTCGCGCTCGACGGGCCCGACTCCGTACGCCTGCTGACCGAGGAGGATGTGGAGCGGGCCGGCGCCGACGCGCTGTGGGGCGCCGCGCAGCGTGCCCTGATCCGGGCGCCGATGCGGCACGAGGAGGTCCGGCTCGACGGGCACCCCGTCCTCTACTCCGTGTACGGCGACGCGCACTCCGTGGCGACCAAGGCCGTCGTGCTGCCCGAGGTCGTCGCGGAGGTCACCGGGCGCCGGATGCCGGACGCGGGCGCCCTCGTCGCCGTGCCCACCCGGCACCTGCTCGCCTTCCACCCGATCGTCGACGGGAGCGCGGCCGACGCGCTGAACGACCTTGCCACGTACGCCGTCCGGGCCCACGACGAAGGCCCGGGACCACTCTCGCCCCGCGTCTACTGGTGGCACGACGGGCGCCTCACCTCGCTCACCGACATCGACGACGCGTCCCGCACCGTCGAGCAGCGACCGCCGCGCGAACTCGTCGACGTGATGCAGGCGCTGCGCGCGCTCGACCGGGCGGGCCGGCTTGCCTCCGACGGGCCGCCCGCGCCCGACGCCGAGCCGGAGTCCTTCGACGCCGCGCTCGTCCACGCCCTCGCGCACGCGGAGAGCGACCCCGACGCCGCCCGCGTCGAGACGTGGGACGCCTGGGTCGCGGCGCAGCAGCGCGGATGCGCCCTGTTCGCGCACGGCAAGGACGGTGAACCCCCGGTGGACGACGGGGAGTTGGAGGCAGGGGGAGCAGGGGGAGACCCCGCCCGCGCCTGGCTCGACGCCTTCTACCTCACCCTCGTCACCCGCGACCGCGAGCGCACCACCCGCCTGTGCCAGGTGCCGCTCGAGACACTGCGCGGCAGCGCCCCGGTGGACGACTACGTGGCGCACTGGATCGATGTCCTCCAGAGCCACTGGCTGCGCCGCCCCGTCGACGACGTGGTGGACCGGCTCGTCACCACCATCAAGGCCTCGCACCCCGACACCGCGACGCTCGCGCCGAAGGACTTCCTCAACCTCGTCGACTACCAGCCCGTCGCGCTGTTCCACCGGCTGCTCACGCACGACCACGAGGCCTTCGGCGAGGCGCTCGCGGAATCCCTTGTGCAGCACGCCGGTTACTGGGGCGGGTCGGGGGCGCCGCGCGCCCGCGTGGCGCTCGGCCCGCTCGCACTCGCGTGCCTCGCGTACGACATGGACTTCCCGGTCCGCACCGATCTGCCGTACCTACCGCGGTACTTGCTCAACCGGCAGCGCCTGGAAGGCGCGGCAAGCTAG
- a CDS encoding helix-turn-helix domain-containing protein, with translation MNVGPGIRRRRRGLELTLAEVARRAGVSVPFLSQVENGRSRPSMGSLQRIADALDTTAVELLASAEPPRPVDVVRAAEKPAMADGARPLVRGEQRLHALEFTGDHDWDRVFRHAGDEVMYVADGSIETEVDDTHYVLERGDTLYCAAGLAHRWRPLEPGTRVLIVGVAAQ, from the coding sequence ATGAACGTGGGACCGGGCATTCGACGCAGGCGCCGCGGCCTGGAGCTGACCCTCGCCGAGGTGGCCCGCCGCGCCGGGGTCTCCGTCCCGTTCCTCAGTCAGGTCGAGAACGGGCGCTCGCGCCCCAGCATGGGCTCGCTGCAGCGCATCGCCGACGCCCTCGACACCACCGCCGTCGAACTCCTCGCGTCCGCCGAGCCGCCCCGCCCGGTCGACGTGGTGCGCGCGGCGGAGAAGCCCGCGATGGCCGACGGCGCGCGCCCGCTCGTCCGGGGTGAACAGCGGCTGCACGCCCTGGAGTTCACCGGCGACCACGACTGGGACCGGGTCTTCCGGCACGCGGGGGACGAGGTCATGTACGTCGCCGACGGCTCGATCGAGACCGAGGTGGACGACACCCACTACGTCCTGGAGCGCGGCGACACGCTGTACTGCGCCGCCGGACTCGCCCACCGCTGGCGCCCGTTGGAGCCGGGGACGCGGGTCCTCATCGTCGGGGTCGCCGCACAGTAG
- a CDS encoding aryl-sulfate sulfotransferase, with product MARVDQNQRRRRGTGLLALDEDAAYRGYTLFAPLTGTGEVYLIDLHGEVVHQWNLPNRPGRHARILANGNLAYNGVLPDEPALFPMWHKYRGGLMQEITPDGTVLREHRDPLQHHDAHHYGDGRILYTALEALTGDAAAAVRGGVPGSEASGQGGDTIWADTIVEVDAEGNTTWEWKVSERLGREDFPLHPDYAREHYPLINSVLPLADGNILASFRSVSAVVVIERATGDIIWRSEPGVVSQQHCPTELENGNFLVFDNGVFRPRWDVPFSRVIEIERSSGKIAWEYHDPARESFFAPFMGSAQRLPNGNTLVTDSPAGRLFEVTADGYLCWEYIVPFFGGYSEEEVRKLFPSEPNAVFRAYRYSAAELPWLNR from the coding sequence ATGGCTCGTGTCGACCAGAACCAGCGCCGCCGCCGCGGCACCGGACTCCTCGCCCTCGACGAGGACGCCGCGTACCGGGGTTACACGCTCTTCGCCCCGCTGACCGGCACCGGCGAGGTGTACCTGATCGACCTGCACGGCGAGGTCGTCCACCAGTGGAACCTGCCGAACCGCCCCGGCCGGCACGCGCGGATCCTCGCGAACGGGAACCTCGCCTACAACGGCGTACTGCCCGACGAGCCCGCTCTCTTCCCCATGTGGCACAAGTACCGCGGCGGCCTCATGCAGGAGATCACCCCGGACGGCACGGTGCTGCGCGAGCACCGCGACCCGCTTCAGCACCACGACGCCCACCACTACGGCGACGGCCGGATCCTCTACACGGCGCTCGAAGCCCTGACCGGTGACGCGGCCGCCGCCGTGCGCGGTGGCGTGCCCGGCTCCGAGGCGAGCGGCCAGGGCGGCGACACGATCTGGGCGGACACGATCGTCGAGGTCGACGCCGAGGGGAACACGACCTGGGAGTGGAAGGTCTCCGAGCGCCTCGGCCGCGAGGACTTCCCGCTGCACCCGGACTACGCCCGCGAGCACTACCCGCTCATCAACAGCGTGCTGCCGCTCGCCGACGGGAACATCCTCGCCAGCTTCCGCTCCGTGTCGGCCGTCGTCGTCATCGAGCGCGCCACCGGCGACATCATCTGGCGTTCGGAGCCGGGCGTCGTCTCGCAGCAGCACTGCCCGACCGAGCTGGAGAACGGCAACTTCCTCGTCTTCGACAACGGCGTCTTCCGCCCGCGCTGGGACGTGCCGTTCAGCCGCGTCATCGAGATCGAGCGCTCCAGCGGCAAGATCGCGTGGGAGTACCACGACCCGGCGCGCGAGTCGTTCTTCGCGCCGTTCATGGGCAGCGCCCAGCGCCTCCCGAACGGCAACACCCTGGTCACCGACTCCCCCGCGGGCCGGCTCTTCGAGGTCACGGCCGACGGCTACCTGTGCTGGGAGTACATCGTCCCGTTCTTCGGCGGCTACTCCGAGGAAGAGGTCCGCAAGCTCTTCCCGTCCGAGCCCAACGCCGTGTTCCGCGCCTACCGTTACTCCGCGGCCGAGCTGCCGTGGCTGAACCGGTGA
- a CDS encoding uracil-xanthine permease family protein, which translates to MTATAAPPVAPVDERLPLKRLVPLACQHVLAGVAAPVSSVILIATTLKLSTTQTASLLSATLVLCGVGALLQSLGVAALRVGARLPFLMLPGGAAVAIFLQIAQEYGPATASGSVLVAAAFLLCVLPFYGRLVRLFPPLVMGTTVVLIGINMIKVTAPMVASGPGLGFATLGVIAVFFLVLRGVWRQMAVLLGLVCGTVIAALMGTDLEVAHGGTFALPDPFPYGAPHFDLLAAIPLLVFALASLAEATGQTVLNSEAVGRTPDAGRDVPRIARADALVSLVSGLFGTSLMVTSAENIGIVQLTRVRSRFVTAAAGVLLILCGLITPLTRVLAAIPEPVVGAAGLVIYAVIAVMGFGMLSRTDLSHGTDSVVIALALVIGMLPIVSPEMYAELPTWARTLFGSGVAAGAIAAVVLSAVFRALGPRLTPPRDAPGAPPSDGSP; encoded by the coding sequence GTGACCGCGACCGCCGCACCACCGGTCGCACCGGTCGACGAGCGGCTGCCTCTCAAGCGCCTCGTCCCCCTCGCCTGCCAGCACGTGCTGGCGGGCGTGGCCGCGCCCGTCTCCTCCGTCATCCTCATCGCGACGACGCTGAAGCTGTCGACGACGCAGACGGCCTCGCTGCTCAGCGCGACCCTCGTGCTGTGCGGCGTGGGCGCGCTGCTCCAGTCGCTCGGGGTGGCGGCGCTGCGGGTGGGCGCCCGGCTGCCGTTCCTGATGCTGCCGGGCGGCGCCGCGGTGGCGATCTTCCTGCAGATCGCGCAGGAGTACGGCCCGGCGACGGCCTCGGGCTCCGTCCTGGTCGCGGCCGCGTTCCTGCTCTGCGTACTCCCCTTCTACGGACGCCTGGTCCGGCTGTTCCCGCCCCTGGTGATGGGCACGACGGTCGTCCTCATCGGCATCAACATGATCAAGGTGACCGCGCCCATGGTCGCCTCCGGTCCGGGCCTCGGCTTCGCGACGCTCGGCGTGATCGCGGTGTTCTTCCTCGTGCTGCGGGGTGTGTGGCGGCAGATGGCGGTGCTGCTCGGCCTGGTCTGCGGCACGGTGATCGCCGCGCTCATGGGCACCGACCTCGAGGTGGCGCACGGCGGTACCTTCGCGCTGCCCGACCCCTTCCCGTACGGCGCCCCGCACTTCGACCTGCTCGCCGCCATCCCGCTCCTGGTCTTCGCCCTCGCCTCGCTCGCCGAGGCCACCGGGCAGACGGTCCTCAACAGCGAGGCCGTGGGCCGCACCCCCGACGCGGGCCGCGACGTGCCGCGCATCGCCCGCGCCGACGCGCTCGTCTCGCTCGTCTCCGGGCTCTTCGGTACGTCGCTGATGGTGACCAGCGCCGAGAACATCGGCATCGTCCAACTCACGCGCGTACGCAGCCGGTTCGTGACGGCGGCGGCCGGTGTGCTGCTGATCCTGTGCGGGCTGATCACGCCGCTGACCCGTGTGCTCGCGGCGATCCCGGAGCCGGTGGTCGGCGCCGCGGGCCTCGTCATCTACGCGGTGATCGCGGTCATGGGCTTCGGAATGCTCTCCCGTACGGACCTCTCGCACGGAACCGACAGCGTCGTCATCGCGCTCGCCCTCGTGATCGGCATGCTGCCGATCGTGTCTCCGGAGATGTACGCGGAGCTGCCGACGTGGGCCCGCACCCTGTTCGGCAGCGGGGTCGCGGCCGGGGCGATCGCGGCGGTCGTGCTCAGCGCGGTCTTCCGGGCGCTCGGCCCGAGGCTCACGCCTCCGCGGGACGCTCCCGGCGCTCCCCCATCAGACGGGAGCCCGTGA
- the soxR gene encoding redox-sensitive transcriptional activator SoxR — MPQIPEKIHELTVGQVSARSGAAVSALHFYESKGLITSRRTSGNQRRYCRDTLRRVAFIRAAQRVGIPLATIRDALAELPEERTPNRDDWARLSEVWRSELDERIKQLGRLRDHLTDCIGCGCLSLETCVLSNPDDVFGERLTGSRLMGERRERPAEA, encoded by the coding sequence GTGCCACAGATTCCGGAGAAGATCCACGAGCTCACCGTCGGCCAGGTGTCGGCGCGCAGCGGCGCCGCCGTCTCCGCGCTCCACTTCTACGAGTCCAAGGGCCTGATCACCAGCCGCCGCACCTCCGGCAACCAGCGCCGTTACTGCCGTGACACCCTGCGCCGCGTCGCCTTCATCCGGGCCGCCCAGCGCGTCGGCATCCCGCTCGCCACGATCCGCGACGCGCTCGCCGAACTCCCCGAGGAGCGCACCCCGAACCGGGACGACTGGGCCCGCCTCTCGGAGGTCTGGCGGTCCGAACTGGACGAGCGGATCAAGCAGTTGGGGCGGCTGCGGGATCACCTGACCGACTGCATCGGGTGCGGGTGTCTCTCCCTGGAGACCTGTGTCCTGTCCAACCCGGACGACGTCTTCGGCGAGCGCCTCACGGGCTCCCGTCTGATGGGGGAGCGCCGGGAGCGTCCCGCGGAGGCGTGA
- a CDS encoding MaoC family dehydratase, which produces MAEPRVFKDVDDLKGAVGEQLGYSDWVEIEQSRIDRFAEATGDHQWIHVDPERAKEGPFKTTIAHGYLTLSLLPLFGPQLMKVEGMKMGVNYGTNKVRFPAPVPVGSRLRATAKVTDVADVAGGVQVTVAFSVEREGGDKPVCVAESVSRYYL; this is translated from the coding sequence ATGGCGGAGCCGCGCGTTTTCAAGGACGTCGACGACCTGAAGGGCGCCGTCGGCGAGCAGCTCGGGTACAGCGACTGGGTCGAGATCGAGCAGAGCCGCATCGACCGGTTCGCCGAGGCCACGGGCGACCACCAGTGGATCCACGTCGACCCGGAGCGCGCGAAGGAGGGCCCGTTCAAGACGACCATCGCGCACGGCTACCTCACCCTGTCGCTGCTGCCCCTCTTCGGCCCGCAGCTGATGAAGGTCGAGGGCATGAAGATGGGCGTCAACTACGGGACGAACAAGGTCCGTTTCCCCGCCCCCGTCCCGGTGGGCTCGCGACTGCGCGCCACCGCGAAGGTCACGGACGTGGCGGACGTGGCCGGCGGCGTACAGGTCACCGTGGCGTTCAGCGTGGAGCGTGAGGGCGGCGACAAGCCGGTGTGCGTCGCGGAGTCGGTGTCCCGCTACTACCTCTGA
- a CDS encoding TetR/AcrR family transcriptional regulator: MTQDERGADEAMDEMPWADVTPDAARRLLVAAVQAFAERGYHATTTRDIASRAGMSPAALYIHYKTKEELLLRISRIGHDKALAILRRAVESEGTAAERLAEAVRTFVRWHAGHHMTARVVQYELDSLGEENRPEIVALRRQSDASVREIINDGVKAGEFDVPDVPGTTVAILSLCIDVARWFNAEGPRTPDEVGALYADLVLRMVSAQR, translated from the coding sequence ATGACGCAGGACGAGCGCGGTGCGGACGAGGCCATGGACGAGATGCCGTGGGCCGATGTCACACCCGACGCGGCCCGGCGGCTGCTCGTCGCGGCGGTGCAGGCGTTCGCCGAGCGCGGCTACCACGCGACCACGACCCGCGACATCGCGAGCCGCGCCGGTATGAGCCCGGCCGCGCTCTACATCCACTACAAGACCAAGGAAGAGCTGCTCCTCAGGATCAGCCGGATCGGCCACGACAAGGCCCTGGCGATCCTGCGCCGTGCGGTCGAGAGCGAGGGCACGGCCGCCGAGCGGCTCGCCGAGGCCGTCCGGACCTTCGTCCGCTGGCACGCGGGGCACCACATGACCGCGCGCGTCGTCCAGTACGAGCTGGACTCGCTGGGCGAGGAGAACCGGCCCGAGATCGTGGCGCTGCGCCGGCAGAGCGACGCCTCGGTGCGGGAGATCATCAACGACGGTGTGAAGGCCGGGGAGTTCGATGTCCCCGACGTGCCGGGCACGACCGTCGCGATCCTCTCCCTCTGCATCGACGTCGCCCGTTGGTTCAACGCGGAGGGCCCCCGCACGCCGGACGAGGTCGGCGCTCTCTACGCCGACCTCGTGCTGCGCATGGTGAGCGCCCAGAGGTAG